The Heterodontus francisci isolate sHetFra1 chromosome 4, sHetFra1.hap1, whole genome shotgun sequence DNA window CCAACCCATAGTTTACATTTTACAAATGGAATAGTTATGCACTCAGGGAATTTTACTGCAACAAATTCACAAATTAATTCTGGTTACCCAGGTTTGGTTAGAATGTATTTTCcaataccatttaaaaaaaaagatatgtaAAACTGTGCTTTCAATACATGCAATTAAAACAATTCGCTAGTGCTGGGTCGAAAGTTTGATATTCTGAACTTCTAAAGGAAATATTTGCCTTCAGAGGTTATCAATAGTGCACACCCAATTGTGCATAAATTCAATTCCCCAAACTGACCTTTCCACCACCAAAACAAAAACGTTCCCACTACCAAACTGACCTTTTCTCGTGTGGAGCTGCGGTATCTGAACGCACGGGTCAGCTTAAGGGCGCGAAGCGGCTGCTGAAGCTGCACTGGGAAGAAAccaggtaaaaaaaaaaataaactaatttgaccaaacattttttttttcaaTGAATGTTCGGGTGCAAGTGCAGATCAATTCGACCCAGCACTAATATTTCAGTTAACCAAAGCTTGTGTATACAACAGGACAGCACAGAATTGTATTTTTATTTAAAGGTAAACAGAAAATGGTAGTTTGCTGTTGCAGATCTTTTCAGACTAAAGCCTTACTGAAAGTAAAGATTGAACAGAACTTTCTGGAGAGATATGATCTGCGCTATATGGCAGACTGTGATTTGTTGTCAATCCAACTGTCAAAAACAACAAAATCACTAGTCTTCCACACAGAACCAGACCACAATCCAAGTTGACTGATCTTCTAAACTTCTCATTAACATTAGAACTAATGAAGTCTTATTGTAGATGAAATTCATAaggcatttttaaaaaaacatttaactAAACAGCAGATACCATTTGTGAAATTTGTTGCCAGTGGAATaaatcaagttttaacaaaaaaaaaccaGTTCTCAATGTTCAAAATCTTAATGAAGGACGTTTAATGGGATCATAGCCCAGCAGGTGAAAGGGAAAGAAAGAGGAAGTCAGTTTAATTGCTATACAAAGTTCAAAACATTATTAATACTTGCCTGCTCTGCAGCAGATACTGTGCATTCTGGATCTGGTCCTGTGTGCCTGTAATGGTGATTATACGATCCTCAGAGCCTTCAAGGGGTTCATCAATCTTGATGGACGCTCCAGATTCATGACGGATTTGTTTGATTCTTTGACCGCCTTTACCAATTATAGAACCAGCCAGCTGTAGCAAAGTGCAAACAAACCTAATTATGGTTGATGCATCAATTGTATGAATATTGATCACTGCATGAATCTAGATAGTAGCAGAATCCAACAAAAAACAAAAATTGATTTGagggaacatacaaattagaagacCACTAGGccccaagcctgctccaccattcaagatcatggctgatctgattgtaacccaactccacattcctgcctacccaatAAACTTTcatcccccttgctcatcaagaatctatctgtcttaaaaatattcaaagcctctgcttccactgcattttgaggaagagttccgaaGACCCTCAAAAAAATTtcttatctgtcttaaatgggcgaccccttattgttaaatagagacccctaattctagattttccaacaggaaacatccttttcacatccagcctgtcaaaacccctcaagatcttaaatgtttcaatttggttagcactgcagcctcacagctccagcaacccgggttcaattctgggtactgcctgtgtggagtttgcaagttctccctatgtccgcgtgggtttcctcccacatgccaaagactagcaggttgaaaggttaattggccattataaattgcccctcgtataggtaggtggtagggaaatatagggacaggtggggatgtggtaggaatatgggatcagtgtagtattagtataaatgggtggttgatggtcagcacagactcggtgggccgaagggcctgtttcagtgctgtatctctaaactaaactaagtcgcCTCTTGCTTTGctaaattccagcaaatacaaaCCTAGTCTGTCCAAACCTTTcccaagacaacctgcccattccaggcatcaatcaagtaaacattctctgacctgctttcaacacatttatatccttccttaaataaggaaactaaTACTGAACATAgtaagtactccagatgcagtctcaatgttgcataactgaagcataatttccctacttttgttttcaattcccctcacaataaacattctattaactttcctaattatgtgctgtacatgGATACTGACCTTatatgattcatgcactaggacacccagatccctctgcatcggagctctgcaatctctcaccatttatttaGATATATTTTTAATTCTTCTgccagtgtcatcagcaaacttatcataccttcagtcccttcatcaaagtcatttatatatattgtaagaagttgaggccccagtacagatccctgtggcacaccattcatttCATCTCAGactagaaaatgatccatttaggcCTATGaatcctgttggctagccaatcttttatccatgccaaaatgttacccctacaccagcagcttttatttttcacaacctttgatgtggcaccttatcaaatgctttcttgaaaTCAAAGTACAGTACACCCACAGGTTCCTGTTTATCCAtaacacgttacttcttcaaaagtagcccaacaagtttgtcaaacagtatttccttttcacaaaaccatgttgagtccacctgattaccttgaatttttctaaatgccctactatAAATTCTTTAACAGCTTtaacattttccttatgacagatcttaagctaactggcctgtagattcctgctttgtctcccttcctttttgaataaaaggagttacatttgttattttccaatctaatggaacctttcccgaatctagggaattttggaaaattaaaccaacacatcaactatctcactaaccactacttttaaggccctaggatgaagtccatcaggacccgtttTTGTTTTAATTGCACTGCATGATCCAACGCCCACCTATGCTGACTTGGATCAGCACTTCACCTGAAAACATACTGCTGCACTGTAGTATCTGTTGCGATGAGTGCCCTACCATTAAGCCAAAATGACTGACTAAAGCGATGTAGCTTAAAAGGAAATCCAGGGAGAAACCTTCTGTTCCATTTTTAAAGTGCATCATGGCAGTGTCCTTGAGCAATTCCTTGTACTCCCAGATGCCAGGGATATACAATCAGAATCTCCAAGTCAGGAAGTTTGAGACTCTAATTTATACTCCAGACAGGTAAAACAAACAGATTGATAGGTTAAATTGTGATCCGACCAAACATTGGGAACTGATCTGTTTTCCATTTTGCTAATTTTAAGCTTAGACTTCAAATCATTACCAAGCTTCTATCTAGCTTTAATAGATAGTAGCCTAAAAACTTAGGTAAAACTTACATCTTTGGGGATTGTGACTTGTGTAGTGATAATAGGACCTCCCAAATCTCCATATCCACCACGGCCACCTGAAAACCAAAATAGAAAAAAGTTACTCAATAATTAAGTGAACTTCTCTGAACTAACTCTTCAGAAAATCAAAGTACTGATTAAGGCAAACTTACCATATGCAGAGCCACCCTGTTTAAGAAAAAGGGGTGGGAAAAAAGAAAGATGTAAACAAAAATCTTGACTCAATTAGGCTCATTGTGAGAATGATTAGATTTAGAGTTGCAAACAAGAGATTAAGCCTTCCAAAATCACGATGCCTACAAACTAGGCATTAGAATGTCAATAAAGCAATGAAAATGCAAGATTCCCAGTAATGAGTAATTTGCATGTTAGTTCAGATAGCACGAGGGAATAGGGCGCAGCAGGGAAAAAGGCTGGGATAGAGATCTCAGTGGGAGTAATAAAAGTTTGTGCTGTCCATTCCAATTGTATTTTGCTCCCCAGATTAAGCACTTTAGATTCGAAGCCCCCCTTAAATAATGATAAGATACTGCTTCTACAGCCACTTGCATACTGAATAACCTCTTCAGGTTTAAAGGTTCTACCCTCCCCCAATATGAAAAGCATAAATATGAACTGGTGCACATTAAAGGTTAGTTTTAATAAAGCAAATTTTAATCAGACTTACCATTCCATCATAGCGGTCATTCATTCTGTTCCTGCCATAGAGAGTACGGTCACTACAATGAAATAGGAGCTATTTGTAAACACAGTAACTGCCCCAAATCCAGACTACTTTGGTAAGTCAGGATGGTACAGCCTGTTCAAGAAATTTAGCAGATAATAGACTAACTTTACTTTCTAACTAGTGCAATTTGAATTCCTTCTAGCCCATTGTTACTGAGTGTTGTTTGTCGACAACTTAACTCTGAAGCCAAACTGGAAAGAAAGACTAGCCACCCCATCCAACAATACTGATCATGGCTGAAGTAGCCCTTACTATTCCAGGGAGTGTGGGTGGGAAAAATTTCCATTTCGAGACAAGCCTATTACAAATTAAATTCAGATGTTGCACAACCTTAACCATGGTTGAGGCCGCATTTTAAATTCAACCTTTCCCAGCAACACTTATGGATCAGTAAAGAGCCAAAAATGTACTGATACTATATCAACCAATGCAAATAAAGATAAATGTATCCACTCTGAATGCAATGTTTCTTAGTCATTCTACTTCCCACTGATGCACTTTATACAACCATATTTGTACTTCAAATTGTCAATTTTAAATATAACCCTAAATATAATTCAAAAGTACAGAAGCAATTACAAATTCAGTTCCATTAACAAACGATGACCTTACATCACTGGTAGAAACTACATGGCTCTCAATCCTGaagggttgcttttcagattgagAATTACTGGTGACAACAGTTCAGCAGACTTACCCTctgggtggaggtgggggagggagaatACGGCCACCTCTGCTACCTCGTCCAGCACGAGGCAGTGGTGGTGGACCCCTACGTGTTGGTGGGCTCATGTCATCATAAGCATCTCTCCTGGGTGGGGGCAAGGGGCGACCACCTCTGTTTGAAAGTCCCATGGGACCCCTGCGCTCATATCCAGGTGAAGGAGGATGGGGTCCACCTCTGCCACGCATTTGAAAGGGAACAGGACGTCTTCCTCTGTCATCAAACATCATTGTAAAGCCACCATAATCATAGGTTTCGTCATAGAAATTTGGATCATATGGCTGTGCACGCCCCTTGACAGGAGACTTGAGATAAGAAGATTACATTGTTACTCACATGCAGCTGCTAAAGCTTGTAAAACATCCTTTGAAGCGTAACATTTTATTCTTCAAATCTGAAGCCAATAAACCTCAATAGTAATTTCCTAAATCAGGTGAGCCACATACAGAAATTTAAGGCAAAATGTATTTTACTTTTGCTAGTGGATGAAGAAAAAGtaattttcccacattacaagctCCAGGTACACAAGTGAtaagtgtaaaaaaaaaacttacaagtTCTTTGTTGTAAATGTAGAAGGATAAAATACCCACCTCTGCTTTGCTGTAAATTCAGAAGGATAAAATACGTACCTCTGCCAATAATCCTAGGATAATCTTGATGCACTCAACCACTCGGTCAGGCTTACCGCCAAGTAGAACTACTCTATCGGTTGAATGAGGACAACATTCCTGGAACAGCTTAATAGTTGTC harbors:
- the hnrnpk gene encoding heterogeneous nuclear ribonucleoprotein K isoform X2 gives rise to the protein METDQQDIKYNSPETNGSSLSPGSCKRPAEDHDGEQAFKRSRNNDQCVELRLLLQSKNAGAVIGKGGKNIKSLRTDYNASVSVPDSSGPERILSINADIETIGDILSKIIPTLEETLQYQHYKGKDFDCELRMLVHQSQAGSIIGVKGVKIKELRESTQTTIKLFQECCPHSTDRVVLLGGKPDRVVECIKIILGLLAESPVKGRAQPYDPNFYDETYDYGGFTMMFDDRGRRPVPFQMRGRGGPHPPSPGYERRGPMGLSNRGGRPLPPPRRDAYDDMSPPTRRGPPPLPRAGRGSRGGRILPPPPPPRGDRTLYGRNRMNDRYDGMGGSAYGGRGGYGDLGGPIITTQVTIPKDLAGSIIGKGGQRIKQIRHESGASIKIDEPLEGSEDRIITITGTQDQIQNAQYLLQSSFSSRFAPLS
- the hnrnpk gene encoding heterogeneous nuclear ribonucleoprotein K isoform X4; translated protein: METDQQDIKYNSPETNGSSLSPGSCKRPAEDHDGEQAFKRSRNNDQCVELRLLLQSKNAGAVIGKGGKNIKSLRTDYNASVSVPDSSGPERILSINADIETIGDILSKIIPTLEEYQHYKGKDFDCELRMLVHQSQAGSIIGVKGVKIKELRESTQTTIKLFQECCPHSTDRVVLLGGKPDRVVECIKIILGLLAESPVKGRAQPYDPNFYDETYDYGGFTMMFDDRGRRPVPFQMRGRGGPHPPSPGYERRGPMGLSNRGGRPLPPPRRDAYDDMSPPTRRGPPPLPRAGRGSRGGRILPPPPPPRGDRTLYGRNRMNDRYDGMGGSAYGGRGGYGDLGGPIITTQVTIPKDLAGSIIGKGGQRIKQIRHESGASIKIDEPLEGSEDRIITITGTQDQIQNAQYLLQSSAASAAASRP
- the hnrnpk gene encoding heterogeneous nuclear ribonucleoprotein K isoform X7; protein product: METDQQDIKYNSPETNGKRPAEDHDGEQAFKRSRNNDQCVELRLLLQSKNAGAVIGKGGKNIKSLRTDYNASVSVPDSSGPERILSINADIETIGDILSKIIPTLEEYQHYKGKDFDCELRMLVHQSQAGSIIGVKGVKIKELRESTQTTIKLFQECCPHSTDRVVLLGGKPDRVVECIKIILGLLAESPVKGRAQPYDPNFYDETYDYGGFTMMFDDRGRRPVPFQMRGRGGPHPPSPGYERRGPMGLSNRGGRPLPPPRRDAYDDMSPPTRRGPPPLPRAGRGSRGGRILPPPPPPRGDRTLYGRNRMNDRYDGMGGSAYGGRGGYGDLGGPIITTQVTIPKDLAGSIIGKGGQRIKQIRHESGASIKIDEPLEGSEDRIITITGTQDQIQNAQYLLQSSAASAAASRP
- the hnrnpk gene encoding heterogeneous nuclear ribonucleoprotein K isoform X3; this encodes METDQQDIKYNSPETNGSSLSPGSCKRPAEDHDGEQAFKRSRNNDQCVELRLLLQSKNAGAVIGKGGKNIKSLRTDYNASVSVPDSSGPERILSINADIETIGDILSKIIPTLEETLQYQHYKGKDFDCELRMLVHQSQAGSIIGVKGVKIKELRESTQTTIKLFQECCPHSTDRVVLLGGKPDRVVECIKIILGLLAESPVKGRAQPYDPNFYDETYDYGGFTMMFDDRGRRPVPFQMRGRGGPHPPSPGYERRGPMGLSNRGGRPLPPPRRDAYDDMSPPTRRGPPPLPRAGRGSRGGRILPPPPPPRGDRTLYGRNRMNDRYDGMGGSAYGGRGGYGDLGGPIITTQVTIPKDLAGSIIGKGGQRIKQIRHESGASIKIDEPLEGSEDRIITITGTQDQIQNAQYLLQSSVRQYSGQFL
- the hnrnpk gene encoding heterogeneous nuclear ribonucleoprotein K isoform X6; the protein is METDQQDIKYNSPETNGKRPAEDHDGEQAFKRSRNNDQCVELRLLLQSKNAGAVIGKGGKNIKSLRTDYNASVSVPDSSGPERILSINADIETIGDILSKIIPTLEETLQYQHYKGKDFDCELRMLVHQSQAGSIIGVKGVKIKELRESTQTTIKLFQECCPHSTDRVVLLGGKPDRVVECIKIILGLLAESPVKGRAQPYDPNFYDETYDYGGFTMMFDDRGRRPVPFQMRGRGGPHPPSPGYERRGPMGLSNRGGRPLPPPRRDAYDDMSPPTRRGPPPLPRAGRGSRGGRILPPPPPPRGDRTLYGRNRMNDRYDGMGGSAYGGRGGYGDLGGPIITTQVTIPKDLAGSIIGKGGQRIKQIRHESGASIKIDEPLEGSEDRIITITGTQDQIQNAQYLLQSSAASAAASRP
- the hnrnpk gene encoding heterogeneous nuclear ribonucleoprotein K isoform X8, translating into METDQQDIKYNSPETNGKRPAEDHDGEQAFKRSRNNDQCVELRLLLQSKNAGAVIGKGGKNIKSLRTDYNASVSVPDSSGPERILSINADIETIGDILSKIIPTLEEYQHYKGKDFDCELRMLVHQSQAGSIIGVKGVKIKELRESTQTTIKLFQECCPHSTDRVVLLGGKPDRVVECIKIILGLLAESPVKGRAQPYDPNFYDETYDYGGFTMMFDDRGRRPVPFQMRGRGGPHPPSPGYERRGPMGLSNRGGRPLPPPRRDAYDDMSPPTRRGPPPLPRAGRGSRGGRILPPPPPPRGDRTLYGRNRMNDRYDGMGGSAYGGRGGYGDLGGPIITTQVTIPKDLAGSIIGKGGQRIKQIRHESGASIKIDEPLEGSEDRIITITGTQDQIQNAQYLLQSSVRQYSGQFL
- the hnrnpk gene encoding heterogeneous nuclear ribonucleoprotein K isoform X1 codes for the protein METDQQDIKYNSPETNGSSLSPGSCKRPAEDHDGEQAFKRSRNNDQCVELRLLLQSKNAGAVIGKGGKNIKSLRTDYNASVSVPDSSGPERILSINADIETIGDILSKIIPTLEETLQYQHYKGKDFDCELRMLVHQSQAGSIIGVKGVKIKELRESTQTTIKLFQECCPHSTDRVVLLGGKPDRVVECIKIILGLLAESPVKGRAQPYDPNFYDETYDYGGFTMMFDDRGRRPVPFQMRGRGGPHPPSPGYERRGPMGLSNRGGRPLPPPRRDAYDDMSPPTRRGPPPLPRAGRGSRGGRILPPPPPPRGDRTLYGRNRMNDRYDGMGGSAYGGRGGYGDLGGPIITTQVTIPKDLAGSIIGKGGQRIKQIRHESGASIKIDEPLEGSEDRIITITGTQDQIQNAQYLLQSSAASAAASRP
- the hnrnpk gene encoding heterogeneous nuclear ribonucleoprotein K isoform X5, whose protein sequence is METDQQDIKYNSPETNGSSLSPGSCKRPAEDHDGEQAFKRSRNNDQCVELRLLLQSKNAGAVIGKGGKNIKSLRTDYNASVSVPDSSGPERILSINADIETIGDILSKIIPTLEETLQYQHYKGKDFDCELRMLVHQSQAGSIIGVKGVKIKELRESTQTTIKLFQECCPHSTDRVVLLGGKPDRVVECIKIILGLLAESPVKGRAQPYDPNFYDETYDYGGFTMMFDDRGRRPVPFQMRGRGGPHPPSPGYERRGPMGLSNRGGRPLPPPRRDAYDDMSPPTRRGPPPLPRAGRGSRGGRILPPPPPPRGNRMNDRYDGMGGSAYGGRGGYGDLGGPIITTQVTIPKDLAGSIIGKGGQRIKQIRHESGASIKIDEPLEGSEDRIITITGTQDQIQNAQYLLQSSAASAAASRP